The region ATCCGCAGCCCGGCCAGCCCCCACGCCTTGGACAGGGTGCGCAGCACCACGACGTTGGGGCGGTCACCGTAGACCGCCAGCCCGTCCGGCACCTCCGGGTCGGTGACGAACTCCCGGTACGCCTCGTCGAGCACCACCAGTACGTCCTCGGGCACCGCATCGAGGAACCGGTCCAACTCGGTTCGCCGCAGACTCGTACCGGTCGGGTTGTTGGGGTTGCATACCAGGACCAGCCGGGTGCGGTCGGTGATCGCGTCGGCCATCGCCGCCAGGTCGTGCCCGTGCGCGGCGGTGTTCGGCACCCGCACGCTGGTCACACCGCTGGTCGCCGCGATGATCGGGTACGCCTCGAAGGACCGCCAGGAGTAGACGATCTCGTCGCCGGGCAGGCAGGTGGCCCGGACCAGGTGTTCGCAGAGCGCCACCGAGCCACAGCCGGTAGCGATTCGGTCGGCGGATACGCCGTAGCGTTCGGCGAGCGCCTCGCGCAGGGCCAGAACGCCCATGTCGGGATAACGGTGCGCTCCGGCGACGGCTTCGGTGACCGCCTCCACGACTCCGGGCAGCGGGCCGTAGGGCACCTCGTTGCTGGCCAGCTTGATCGCTTCGGTCAGACCCAGCTCCCGAGCCAGGTCGGCCGGGCTACGCCCCGGTACGTAGTTGGGCAACGCCGCCAGGTCGGCCCGGGTCAACCGTGGGAGCTGGGGACGGGGTTCGTCGCCGGTCATGCAGTACCTCCAGGGGTGTCGGTGCGATCGTCGGATCGCTCCTCGGCCGGGCCGATTGGTTGCTTGGGGGCCTGTACGACCACCGTCGCCGCGCGCTTGTCGTGCAGCGCCTGGCGCAGCGGCTGGTCGAAGAGCACGAAGGCGCAGTCGATCAGCTGCATCACGAAGCCGATGCCACAGCAGTACCAGGCCAGGGTCGGCAGGCCCAGCGGCATGCTCCAGCGGCGCAGTGAGCGGCCGAAGCCGAGTTGCGGGTCCTCGGCCAGCGAGACCACCCTGATCTGCATCAGCCGTTTGCCCACCGTCTGCCCGCCGTTGGCCACCGCCGGCACCTCGTAGGCGAACCAGAGTGCGGTGGCGATGAGCAGGATGACGAGCGGGAGGTTGGCGGCCTGGTCGCTGAGCTGCGGTAGTCCCTCGGTCGACGGGTCGTTGGCCA is a window of Micromonospora polyrhachis DNA encoding:
- the hisC gene encoding histidinol-phosphate transaminase, whose protein sequence is MTGDEPRPQLPRLTRADLAALPNYVPGRSPADLARELGLTEAIKLASNEVPYGPLPGVVEAVTEAVAGAHRYPDMGVLALREALAERYGVSADRIATGCGSVALCEHLVRATCLPGDEIVYSWRSFEAYPIIAATSGVTSVRVPNTAAHGHDLAAMADAITDRTRLVLVCNPNNPTGTSLRRTELDRFLDAVPEDVLVVLDEAYREFVTDPEVPDGLAVYGDRPNVVVLRTLSKAWGLAGLRIGFLVGQPEVAGTVRKVVTPFSASIAAQAGALAALNQEEEVRRRCALVVDERSRLTDALRKLVPEVPESQANFVWLPLGDRAVEFAKACEARGVIVRPFAGDGVRVTVGTPAENDAFLAVAESAL